The sequence below is a genomic window from Xyrauchen texanus isolate HMW12.3.18 chromosome 46, RBS_HiC_50CHRs, whole genome shotgun sequence.
tgagattctgaatttggggttttcataagctgtaagccataatcatcaaaattatatcaaataaaggcttgaaatatcttactttgcttgtaatgagtctatataatatattagtttcacctgtagataTAAAATAAGAGTTTTTATTTAGCATTAAAAATTAAGCCCATTTTTATAGGACAGTTttgatgttttgcattgtgacgtTATTTTAATGACAATGTATCATGACAAAATTATCATTATTGTAATTAAGGGAAGCTTCTGAGTGCAGAtcacatactgtattttgtaatatattgcaatgacattcagacatttaaaGTGCATGTGTCTTAAGTGTCCGGATACTTTTGGGCCACTGTACATAGTGAGTTAAAAAGCAAGCCAGCACTTCAGCCCTTGGGAGCGGTCCAGTCCTCTAGAGGCCCCAACCAAACGTCCTATTTCTGCCCAGCTCCCAACACTACGTGATGGGCTTCGATCCCTCGACTGGCAGCCATTCCTGGAGCTTCTCCAGAGGAGAGGACCTCAACTTCATAGGGACGCTTTCTGTTGCAACACACCCTGAAATCTGCCCCATTTGCCCTCCTCCCTCTTCCCCCCCTGGGGGCAATATCATTGCAAACCCAAAATGTATTTCTGGTAGATTTCACAACATAAACTCAGTGTCTTTCCTCAAAGTGCTTGTGCAATGGAAAGCATTTTGAGACCATTCTGTCTGCCAACCTGTTAGTTTGCCTCATCACTGTTtcaactttaaaatatttttcattttaacgGAGAAACAATATTATAACACTACTGTAAAAAactcttaattttgttttatgtgaGTGACCGTACCAGACCTGTATactgaaaaaaacatttattaagaaaaatatatagtaaatattgAAAGCAATAATTtcactgtaaaatattgtttCTAGCATTAAAAGTATGAATTATcttttaatttacagtaaaaatattatatattcacaGAAATTGGTTTAATGTAAGTGACTGAACCATAATTGTTTACTAAAacaataaattaagaaaatatatatatatacattttatagtaATATGGAAagcaatgcatatatatatatatatatatatatatatatacatatttatttacagtaatattatttttttatattaaaagtaaaaattgttttttaatttaaagtaaaatattatatattcatagaCATTATTTATATGTACAGTAAGTGACCATACCATACCTGTatactgaaaaaactaaaatattaaaagtataaattattattaaatttgcaGATTTTTGTAGTGCAAGTAGGTTGATATATTAACATTTAATCAATTAATGATGTGTAATTTCTGTACAACATTCTGAAGACGTATCTTaagattaaaatatgaaaatattttaatatactataatatatatatatatatatatatatatatatatatatatatatatatatatatatatatatatatatatatatatacatatacatcaatcagccacaacattaaaaccacctgcctaatattgtgaaggtccccctcgtgcagccaaaacagcaccaacccgcatctcataatgacattcttctcagcacaattgtacagagtggttatctgagttatcgtagactttatcagttcaaaccagcccgtctggcaccaacaatcatgccatgctccaaatcactgagattaaattttttccccattctgatggttgatgtgaacattaactgaagctcctgacctgtatttgcatgattttatgcactgcactgctgccacacgattggctgattagataatcgcatggatgattgttggtgccagacgggctggtttgagtatttctgggattttcacaaacaacagtctctagaatttactccgaatgctgccaaaaacaaaaaacatccagtgaggggcagttctgtggacagaaactcttgttgatgagagaggtcaacagagaatggccagactggtttgaactgataaagtctacggtaactcagataaccactctgtacaattgtgctgagaaggatgtcattctgagatgcgggttggtgctgttttggcggcacaagggggaccttcacaatattaggcaggtggttttaatgttgtggctgatcgatgtatacatcgatcagccacaacattaaaaccacagaaaattgtgtaaaattttttgtaaaattaatcgcactgatttaacgcgttaattcagtgcgattatttTTTTACGAAATaataacgcatttaatcgcatgcccacggaagattcctgagaaatgcttgtagtaccacctgtttactccagggggcagtaagtgaaacttcagctgtgtgagcaacacacagtttatacagtgaagaaaacaacacttcagtaggcagtaTCACTACTCAAtccacaaacatgtgttacattcttgcattcaaaacacttgaaggagcgcaaatccgatctaatggatctcaagatgtgtttacagattgagtattaaactatatttaactcgacacagtgacctaaaaatgtatgtttatgacgcaacacacccgagacgcgacacaagcatgtctgacacaggtgtacattgacggtccttaaacaagccctcataataaatctctgattgataaattcacttgtgtaatggattgatgaactgtgtgtcaatgattgacttatgatcaataatatggtaataatcaatacattgtattctaaagctgctttttatattgtcttattaatgatgaactcttctgccacaagaatgtcatgcattttaattatctgaatatttttatatatatatatatatatatatatatatatatatatatatatatatatatatatatatataatttttaaatatttaaagatagctatgtataattatttcatcattatatattgaattattgttatatgagggctttctcagcaaatatttgtatatgtgattaatcacgattaattaatcgggacaccgtgtcattaatttgattaaaattttgaatcgattgacacctaatatatatatatatatatatatatatatatatatatatatatatatatatatatatatatatagtattaaaagtataaatgatcgtgtaatttacagtaaaacatgTATATTCACAGATTTCTGTAGTACATGTCGGTTGAAATATTAACAGTATCAAATAGTGTTTTTTAACAATTATCAATTAATCTAATTTTTTACAATGTGCTATTAATATATTGAAGACAGTGTcagatatacatttttgtaaagggGCTTTTATTCATTAACTTTTTGATTACCTTAATGAGGACATTGTTTCTAACCATATACACAAATACAGTGTTTAATCCATTATGTAAAATCAATCAATTTGACATCATTGACATTTTAGTTTATATGAGCTCCACAAACTCTCACATCTGAGACAGCTCTGATCTTACAGATAATATAGGCCTACAGATATATTTGGTCAATATATACAGATAATCCTGGCTAAATAGAATTCAATCAATTCAAATGAATCATTAGGTAACAAATACTTTTAttgtaattaatgtatttttaattgcaatTGTAAATATATGGGGCATTTTGGTCACTTTTTGTGGTATTTTTGCTGTTTATAACCGATTCTGGTATCAAACCAGAGTGAAATAATACCAGAATCAAGTAAAGATGAACAAAAAGTGTTTTAGCAATCCAAAAGTTGCATTTTGATACTGAACGCTGCATGTTGCAAGACAGTGAAGAGAATTATTCAAAATCATCAGTATCTTGCAAAAGAATGAACTTGGAAAATGTGTCGGAAAAAACATCAGAGAATTGTCACGGTTGGGACtttgtttgaaataaaataacaaacatcTCTGACAATGAGATTGCAAGATACTGAAATGCTTTTAGGGACTTGCATAATAGTGAAAAATGATCGTTTGTGCAAAGCACAGCTGGGAGAACTTATATACTGCAGGAAAATCAATCATGATTCATGTTCATGCAAGTGCAATTTGAAATGTCTCTTGACAAAATATatccttttattatttattttgcaatgcaATTTTTGATTAACAAAGGCCAATGCACTCATCTCATGTTCCCTTCAAGTTCCAAACCAAGTCAGCAGATATTATTGAAGTTTAACATTCTGTTGTATCTCAAACTCAGTTAACAAAAGTTATGCATCAAACAAACCCAATACTTCAATGTTAAGTAGCCTatgcttgttgttgttgttgttgttgttattgttgttggcTTGAAATATTAATAAGCTTCGAGGTCAGACCCCAAAAAAAGCATGTGGGTTGGCATTTCAATAACAAGATTTTTATAGGCTACAGCATTAGCTTGTTTGCTAAATACCACTGAATGTAGCATCTGGTTtggtttataaaatataaaataaaccaaaatgcttttctttaaaaagttgATCCAGAGTTTTGTTAAAGTTCCAGATATGCCTGTATCTCAAATTAACACAACAACAACCATCGATCATAAATTATACAGAGGGTGAATGACACAATTTGGTATTATAATAGTGATATTCATTCCATAAAAATGACAGACAGTTTATAGAATGTGGTCATATTTATAACACACTTCTTAACGATCAATGTAACGTGCACTATAATGACCAACAGATGGCGTCATGCCCTCTGTTATAACGGTGTTGTAACTAGCATCGAAGTTAGCTAGCGCAGCAGTTATAACGATTCCGCGCCATTTTGCACGTCTTTGTAAACATTCCAaacacactttttatttattgtttttcaatttattgtttttgtaaaagGTTATGTGGCTTAATTTCAAACAAAGGGTCGATTTTCCTTTGAATGTGTTGTGTGCtaaatatataggcctactgtatattttttgacTATATGACTAGAGCTGATGAAAAGACTAGTTTAGGCCATCTTAATATATGGCTCATGCTGAATCAAGCTGGTTTATTCTGGTCTAGTGGAAAAGCACACAGTAGCTTTGCTGTTTACtagcaaataataaataaaaatgcttgtCAACCAGCTTGGTCTGTCTggttaacccttgtgcgacctttgggacatttttgtctttttcatttgtgttttttaaataattttggctATGTTAATGCCAACTGCATAAatttagccaaaggtgtgtatttttgggggggaattttgatatttcaatctcagttcttataatacatctataatacactgtgtacacaaaatagttacactcaggacattcaggacaaaaatgtctccattgaaacccattaaaactttaataatttatcccagtgacattaaagcataaaatcaggaattttatgatattatgcttttattctggagccctggcttcacattttaaatgtttcatattttccaccagatggcaccattttcttatttttagccTACGGAGCAAATAAATGCTTTTCCCcgattttctgtttgctgtattatagagcaccacaggacaattgaataaatgatgcagctaaaattgtgtgtttgtgtgtgtgtgtgtgtgtgtgtgtgtgtgtgtgtgtgtaaaaaccaacaacagtggcattatgtaaacaaactgacatttaaaggcttaaaatcctgaaaatgtatatttggtagttatgatcaggactgatgttggttaaaaaattcagtgaaagtggaaaataatattaatatataatatttttatggccgttttttgacgtggacatttttgtcctctaaggtcctgagtgtgtgtgtgtgtgtgttttttttttaaatctgacactgcagaaaaaataatgttgttgctaatcattgacattatcccagactgtgataataaaataaatacataaataaaaatcccCTTAGCAattaatatatgaaaaaaaaaaaaaaaaaaaattgtgtgcttTTTTCCcttcataaaaaacaacagtggcattatataaacaaactgacatttaaagggttaaaatcctggtgatcatgatcaggactgatgttggttcaAAAAtctgtgaaagtggaaaataatattaatgtttttttaaaggtaATGTGAAATAAGACACAACAAGAAGTGTATTTATTGATAGTCTGGTTTATTGCAtgttgcatttatttacattgatCAGACATCTTATACGCTTCATGACATTTTAACAGACAGTGCTGATCTTCATATCGTTGTGAATCATATATTCttacaatatttacaaatgtatctGCTTGAGTTGTAGATATACATTCTGATGGAAAAATACTCTTTTGCGTATTTGTTTATTATCTAGCaatattcatatttatgtttACTTCAATGGTTCATTTGAATGTACCTGTATGTCCTGATGGCATCAGAGATGGCAGCGCCCCTGCTGATATTTAGTTGCTGTATCGCTGCCCTCCAGGGAAGGCAGTAGGTTGTATAGTTATCTCCTGATGGGGCAAAATCACTACCCTGAAACCACACAACCTACTACCTCACCCTGAACGAACATCACAAGTGACGAGAGGGAGAATGCAGATAATATCATCTCATAATTTAATCAATTCGATCATTAATCCAATGAATAAACCCATGCAACCAAACAACAATTTTGCAGACATTTAACTCTAATTCAGCTTTATAAAGAAACAAAGTAATATTCATTGATGCATGTTGTCCACATTCCAAAGACTTGCATCGAAACCCAGTCATGTTGTGTTTATGGTTTCACGTCCGTTCGTCCGCCGAGTTTAacagtgatgaagatgatgatattACAGCCTCTTCAGGAAAGACAGTAAGTTGTATAGTTATCTAACACAAAGGGTATCACCCTAAAACTATACAACCTACTACCTCACCCCAAAGGACAGTCTGATCCGCCGCAGAGAGCGACATCATGAAGCCTGGACTGAAAATAAACTGATCAAGAGATCATGGCACTGAGATGAACCAAAAAAAGGAAAACAGGCAGTTCTGTGATTGTAATTATGCACTAAATGTTTGTATTATGGCTATATTAAATGCAAGGTTATTTATTGATAGATGTTTAAGGGAACTTTCACACTAGAGCTTTTGGTACAGACAAAAAAGCTGTTTTCTGGACACTGGTACAGTTcacaatttttacaaaaacacCGTGTCCTTAGTGTCAAAAGTCAACAACTACTGAAGCTGGATGACTCACATGTATTATTGCATGTTCATGAATATACAGACATTACAATAAGACAAACAGCAAGCTAGATTGTAAGACTgtcacatagacagacagatagacagacagacagatatatatatatagatagacagaaagacagacagatagatagatagacagatagatagacagacagacagacagatatacaaacatacagacagacagaacaatagaaagacagacagacagatatatagatagatagacagaaagacagatagatagacagacagacagatagacagacagacagacagatagatagacagatagacagacagatagatagatagacagacagatagacagatagacagatagacagacagatagatacatagacagacagacagatagacagatagacagacagatagatagacagacagacagacagacagacagatagatagatagatagacagacaaatagatagatagacagacagatagatagacagatagatagacagatagatagacagacagatagatagacagacagatagatatatagatagatagacagacagacagacagatagacagacagatagatagatagatagatagatagacagacagatagacagacagatagatagacagacagacagatagatagacagacagacagatagatagatagacagacagacagatagacagacagacagacagacagatagacagacagatagacagatagatagatagacagacagacagatagacagacagacagatagatagatagatagacagatagacagacagacagacagacagacagacaaacagactgacagatagatagacagatagacagacagacagacagacagacagacagacagacagacagacagacagacagacagacagacggatagatagatagatagatagatagatggatagatggatagatggatagatagatagacagatagatagatagatagatagatagatagatagatagatagatagatagatagatagatggatagatagatagatagatagatagatagatagatagatagatagatagatagatagatagatagatagatagatggatggaaagatggatagatagatggatagatggatagatagatagatagatagatagatagatagatagatagatagatagatagatagatagatagatggatagatggatagatagatagatggatagatggatagatggatagatggatagatagatagatagatagatggatagatggatagatagatagatagatggatggaaagatggatagatagatggatagatggatagatagatagatagatagatagatagatggatggatggatggatggatggatggatggatagatagatagatagatagatagatagatagatagatagatagatagatagatagattgatagatagataaacggATCGATCAGCCGTGAACAGACTCATCTTCCATCTTCATCTTCAGTCTTCTGTCTCTCTGCGTCtgtaaagaataaaaaacaacagcaacagtATCTAGATTATTCTGATTATCTGTTCTCTCTTCAGTAATTGTTCAGATCTGACTCTAGTTTGATGTAAGATTGGTCATCGCAAGACAGAATGGAAATATGGAGGAAACATGGCCTGTCCTTCTCCCTTTTGTTTCCCCTTTCTTTGCCgctgaatgtttttttatatatctataatACAGATATATAACTTCACggttcagtcatgcactaaattGTCTGTCTCACTTCTTGGGTAAAATAGGAGACCTCCATACCCAGCACACACTTTAATAAGGACTGTGACCCCCAGGGGCCCCGGGTGCAGACGGGAGGAATCCAGACAGCTGAGTGTGCTCGACAGATGATAAATGGGGAgggtcgacacagacagcgtGACCCCTCCGTGATCTCTCGGGAAGAGAGCGCATGAGTTACAGTAGAGCACGAggagctttaaagggatagttcaccttacAAAACCCATACGACTTTCTTTCTGTGGAATACGAAAGTAGACTGTTTTGTAtggaaagtgaatggcgactgaggcttacattctgccgaccatcttttgtgttccacagaagaaagtaaaatGACATGAGcgtgggtaaattatgacaggattttcatatGTGGGTGTactaattaatttttaataataattaatttttattttacttttctccccaatttgtaacggccaatgcccaatgcgctctaactcctcgtggtggtgtagtgactcgcctcaatccgggtggcggaggacgaatctcagttgcatcttatcacgtggcttgttgagtaagttaccatggagacatagtgcgtgcgGAGGCtgcacgctattctctgcggcatccacgcacaactcaccacacgccccaccgagagcgagaaccacattatagcgaccacgaagaggttaccccatgtgtctctaacCTCCATAGCaacaccccatgtgactctaccctccctagcaaccgggtcaagtAAGTATAGTCAAGTAAGTTTAAGCTTAAAACATTAAAGTCTCTGTatgcataagtcaggcatatgaggtatcatttgtaAAGCTTAGAATCggaacttctgcatttatgttatgtaaaataactaaataaggcctgaaaacattcgcagtgaaaattagcgccccctagaggtaacggggtagaaatatttatataaaaatacagttcCTTCACGtagcacataaatggacaagtcacATATCAAacgaaagctctcattctcaggaatgtgaatgTATAGTTTATTTCATTGCTCTAGTAACACAGTTAGAAAGatgttcaaaagaatcacaaagtgaaatatgatttctgtaagtcatcaaatacaaatgtctcatttatgcggcaatcactgctgctgtaagtccCAAATAGATAAAAacgttatatctgcttttaccttaaaAATGAGCCATTGATTACGTGTTTACATTACGTGCCCCACCGAGGGTGAGAACCaagttatagcgaccacgaggaggttaccccatgtgactctaccctccctagcaaccaagccaatttggttgcttaggagacctggagtctctcagcacgacctgggattcaaactagcgagcTAGCGAACCCCAgcggtggtagccagtgtcttttaccactgagctacccaggcccccattctCAGCTTTTAGCATCAAAACGTAAACAGTCATGCGCACAACACTcacgcacattggataagctggtaagaacgcccgtaaaggtgtttacatgcaacaacaAATTGGGGTAATTGGCAAAAATCGGTTTATGCTTTAACTGATTATATGACCTTAACCCGAAAGGACaaaaaaagttttaggcacttacaTAACCTTATATGTTGTCAGCTTCATAAGTGCAGAGGAATGTGGGTTGATCAATCATCAACGGCCGGATTGGGTTTCCGCGTAGTTACACTAGCAGTCTGAAGGAACAATCGGGCCGAGCTCAGCCTGTCGTGCTAATTTCCTCACTGGCGTGTCATTCATGCAACCGTTTCCACATTATTTGTTCATAATTTGTCATAACCTACAAGACAATACCCAATAAAGGCTCCATGCCAAAGCAGACCCGCCGCGGCTGTACACGAGCTAGCTCTCATTGTTCCTCAAGCGAGTTTACGGCACAGTATGCGTAGCCTGATTTGAACCCGTTTTCAGCATGCGCTGGCCAAACTTGCCTTGTTAACGCCAGAGTTTCCTTCGTTCCCTGTAACTGAAACAATGTGAAAAAGCAATTTAGTGACAGGCCAGAAAAGAC
It includes:
- the LOC127638177 gene encoding uncharacterized protein LOC127638177, which produces MSLFTADRSVYLSINLSIYLSIYLSIYLSIYLSIHPSIHPSIHPSIYLSIYLSIHLSIYLSIFPSIYLSIYPSIHLSIYLSIHLSIYPSIHLSIYPSIHLSIYLSIYLSIYLSIYLSIYLSIYPSIYPSFHPSIYLSIYLSIYLSIYLSIYLSIYLSIYLSIYLSIYLSIYLSIYLSVYLSIHLSIYPSIYLSIYLSVCLSVCLSVCLSVCLSVCLSVYLSIYLSVCLSVCLSVCLSICLSIYLSVCLSICLSVYLSICLSVCLSVCLSVCLSVCLSIYLSVCLSIYLSVCLSICLSICLSIYLSIYLSVCLSVCLSVYLSIYLSVCLSICLSIYLSIYLSIYLSVYLSICLSIYLSICLSVCLSVYLSVCLSVYLSVCLCIYLSVYLSICLSVCLSIYLSVYLSIYLSVCLSICLSVYLSVFLSIYLYICLSVFLLFCLSVCLYICLSVCLSICLSIYLSVFLSIYIYISVCLSICLSM